A window of Bacillus toyonensis BCT-7112 genomic DNA:
TGAACGAGATGTACAAGCGTTCTATTATTGAACCTGGACAAGAAATATTAGAACATCGATTAAATAATCAATTGTTCCGTGTATTTGCTGAAATACTAGGCGGTTTAGATTGGTATTTCAAATTAAATGAAATCGATACGGATGATCGTGAAGCAGATTTGAAGTATGCAAAAGACAGTTATGAGGGTGGAATATTAAAACTGAATGAGTCCCGTAAAGTAGTAGGTTATGAACCTGTACCAGAAGGAGATAAATTCTTTGATGGTAAAACCGAAGCTTCTCCACCTGAACCAATTGCTAAAGCTGCAAATAATGAGCAAGATAACTTAATTGCTATTAATACATTTAGGGAAAAGCATGAAGAAGTAGAGAAAGCTATGCAAAAGAAGGTAGCGGATTTTTTTCCGAGCAGGGAAAACGGCTCTTAAACCTGCTTCCCGTAATTCGTATTAATAAAGCAGATGAAGAATTTGTTCCTGTAATTGATGAAGCAGAAGTTGATGGATTTCTTGATAGTGTCGATTGGGATGAAGAAAGACAAATGTTTGTCGATGAAGTCACAGACACCCTACAGGATGATGTAACAGACTTTGTACAAAGTGCCATTGCATCAAACGGTTTAACCTGGATGGTATTAGACCCAATTGGTGACGTTGCTGCAAAATGGGTTGCTGCTTACGCTATTGAATTAGCTAAAGGAATCCATGAAACCACTAAAGATAGATTAAGAGAAACTATGTTAAAGAATCTTAGTGAGGGAATGGGTGTCGATGCATTAAGTGTTTCTATTGCAGATGTAATGTCAGAAGCAAGTAACTACAGAGCAATGATGATTGCACGAACAGAAACAACATATGCAATGAACTA
This region includes:
- a CDS encoding phage minor head protein; amino-acid sequence: MFVDEVTDTLQDDVTDFVQSAIASNGLTWMVLDPIGDVAAKWVAAYAIELAKGIHETTKDRLRETMLKNLSEGMGVDALSVSIADVMSEASNYRAMMIARTETTYAMNYGNLIAYKGANRNTKTWLTGNDERVCKECGGLHWETVDIDDLFSNGKMCPPAHPHCRCTMISEE